aatcatattggacagcccagatgaagctacagggcttaattccgatagacCGTAATGGGTCGTGAATTAGCGGgccataaatgggctatatacaaacaggtcgttaacaggctttccgtgggccggcccgttacgttttgaccaagtcaaacgggtcgaccttttcaccagaatgggcctctattgggccgtgccatgtgtcgacatatcataggcgcctcgtGTCCAATGAATGAATGACATCTgccccaacggtgagccaacacgtgtttcctctggccaatgagaaatttacatgtggaaaatcctcattggtccgggctgttagcgggttatcggatccaaaaccggacccaatagcttaacggcgacccgttacggtggatgccacgtgtcggtcacccttgacgaaagcacttccatgacgcgtcatttatcgtcatggaagtggacacttccgtgatgataattttggtaatgtcatggaacacttctacgacagcacatgtatgactattttgattctgtcataaaatcgtcatgtatgtacatgcatgacagaaaacgtgacctactatgacaaacacgtatcatcacggaagtgtatttttttgtagtgtctgaGGCTCCTGGTTGTCTCTCGGGTTTGCACCACACCAGCCAATGTCGTCTCCCAAGCTGAGCCACAACCTCAAGTGGCGGCGACCAGAGCGGAATTGGGTTATGGCACCTCTCCACGCCCTCACACTCACTATGACGTGTGTGATGTTCTCCTTCTGGAAATCACTCTCTCTAGCTAACACCAACATGTAGGTTGTTTCACAAAATGTCCATTGGCCTAACTAATGATGCGGCTACCAAGTGGGAGAAGAAGCAGCCGCAAACGAGCTTCCAGAGGCAAAGACGTACCTGGTATGAGTGCGCCCGCTCGTACTAGTGCTCGTACCATGCGGCGCCGGCACCCCCTGGTGGACTAGTTTATCCCAGTGTCTTCGGATCACCGAGGAGAGCTACAGCGAAACATGTGCCCGAACCAAGAACCGTAGCCTCCGGAAGGAATCCAAAGGGGGCGGTGATCAATAGAAGGGCTCCACCACGCCATCATCCCGATCATGGAGACTccgtcatcatcaccatcaccacccCTCTATTCATCTCTTTATATTACCAAAAATCGTGGCGGATTCCTACGCGTATTCCATTGATTGATAATCCATGATTGCCATGATTATTTCATGATGTTTGTTGTCTCTATGTATCATTAAACCTCTTGTTCTCGGGGACATGGAGGAACCCTAGTATATTTAGGTGTTGAACGCCGATAGGACACAAATCCTCTTTTGTATGTTTATGTTGTTCTCGATGCTCTGTGAAGTCGACCACTCAACAAATTGCCCTACAGACATGAAGGATATTATTGTCATTGTGATGGTGGGTTGTGCAAGTACAAAGGTGATAGTTAATACTTCCCATCCTCCCCAGAGCAATTGATAGGGGAATAGTAGAGACAACCCATTGTCCGCATCCACGTGGAGACCCTTAGTCATGGTTCTGGTAACCTGAATGTGGAGAGGAACGTTGATGGCGTGTTTTATATGTAGCTATGTTGTATGCATGTATGTTCTAGCAGGCTATGTCCACTTATAGAAACATGTGAGGTGGTTTAGTGATCTGCACCTAGAATTATGCATTCACATAACTACATTAGGCACATACTTGTGGTGAATCCAGGTCCCTGAAAACGTTTCCCTATTGTTGATTTCAACGTTTCCGTTGCTCTCTTGTTCCTTTTACTTTATTGTTGCACTTTTAATTTTAGTCATCAAACACTCACAATATTTCAACCTTCGCAGCCGTTTTTGCTTTGGACCTTGTTCATCTTGTGGGCACATAGCAGTATCCCTCTATAAGAGTGAAAGACACCTCGTGTGCTTCCTGTGAAATCGATACTCTTACTTCAAAAAAATTACAACTAAACCATGTGCATTTACAAAACATCACAAATACGGTCCTCGTCTATGTGACCCTCCTTGGAATCCAGAGAAGACGCTCCTCAGGCATCGCAGACGTGAATCTAATCGCAAGCCTCGGAAAGGAGGCACTCATCTATTGAAGTGGTCATTCCCTCACTGAAAGCAGGAGCCTCACCACGTGAGCCCGTAAAGGCCCCTTCCACTCGCGTGCTTCGATTGCCGGATAAGGAGGAGGCCGAGACGGCCAGGGTTCGCAGGTGAGTTGAtggtgttcgcacacgaacatgtcagcgtgtaccctcgacgccgggggtgacGCACTGCAGCTCACGTCGGAGGAGACCGGCCGGAAGCATGGTACGCAAGAAATCCGTCGGGTGCTTTTGTAGACCCGAAACCCTagacgcccgggagggaccccatCAGAGCGCGCAGTGGCTATAGGCTGCCCTAGGTCGGCCTATCCGCCCCTAGGACCTCGTGGATTCGCTGCCTCCAATCTTGAAGATGGACGAAGAACGAGAAGAAGATACAAGGGAGAGGGTGAAAAAGTAGATGAACACCAAAAAGTAGTAGAttgatttgttcgattgtgtgttgttccaATTGGTTGTCACTCCCAACATAGATAAGAGGCACCTGGACTTCCCATACAAGAAAAGGACTCCAAATCACGTCCAAATCTTTCCAAAATTAACCGAACTCGGATTTAGACAAGTTTGAGACAACAGTTTGTTTTTTGGTCTCACAGGACACAAACGATCTTAGATAAAGATGCGCCAAAAAGCAAATTTTAACCGTTTCAACGAGACGAACAGCTCTCCTATTGACCACTTTTTCAAAAAGGCAATCTTCAATACCCTACGGGGCCATCTTCCAGCCAGACTCGGTCATGCAGCTTTCTTGGCTGTCTGACCTTCCATCTGTATACTATCTCTGATGATGATGACTCCAAAAGTAAAGTTGACCATTTCGATGATAAACACAAATTCCGTGTACAACACTTTTTCATCCGTGGACATCTAGAAAATCTTTTCGGGCCATCTTCAGCTTCTGGTTGGATTGACCTTGACATTACCACTTGGCCGGCAAGCTTTTTGCCAGCAAGCTTTTCACTCGGCCGGCAAGCTTTTGCGCCGGAAAGCTTTCCATGCCGACAAGATTTCCACTTGGTAGACAAGCTTTTAACGCCGACAAGCTTTCCACATGGGCAAATTTTTCACGCTGGCAAGATTTTCACTCGGCCGGCAAGCTTTTGCGTCGGAAAACTTTCCATGCCGGCAAGCTTTCCACGCCGGCAAGCTTTTCACTTGGCTGACAAGCTTTCCACACGGGCAAATTTTTCACGCCGGAAAGCTTTTCACTCGGCCGACAAGCTTTTCGCTGGCAAGCTTCATTCGGCCGGCAAAGGCCGAATAGCTCACACGACCCATGAGACATCACCTAGGTGGGTGTCTGGTCCCTCGTGTCACTTTTTCACTCAGCACCGGTCCGCAAAGTGCTgcctctaacttttgcatacgaagtTGGATTGGGAGGATTTACATATCAAAATCGATCGCCTGgacgagacgaagacaatccATGTTCCTCCATCCGAGGTCGTCTTGGAGGTATAATTGGCCGAACAATGATTTGAACATAAATATTACAACTTTGAACACAATTTTGGCCATTAAGATGAGGTCGGGTGGCGATGACAcaaacatcaaagttgttccattcgACGATGCAAAACTTTTCTGTGTTGAAAACCTTTTCATTTGAGGCCATCTTAATTGTGTTTTGTATCGTGCCAAAATCGGGTGTCAACAGAAGGACGTTAAACTGCCGACGAATGTGCTTGAAGATAACAGAGTTGAAGTTGACAGCACCATACTTGATGTCCTTTTGATAACTTGCACCTTCACCATGCACACAAATGGTTCAGACATTCTAAACATAGGTGGCTTTGGTCCGCAAGAAGATGCACCTCCGACGATGATGGCGAGCGGCGTATGCATGCACGGACAAGCTCTCCCCGCGCTCACGGCCAGCCCACCGACATGGCCGGAGCGACGTCCCGGTTTGCTCGCTCCCTGTTGATCGGGCTTTCTCCTATAAAAAACCACCCATCGATAGCACATACACAGCAGCGACAGAAAAACCAAGACCTACCAAATTAACTCAAGATGGCTTCCTCGTCGGTGCTGCTGGTTGCGGCGGTGTTGGCCGCGGTCGTGTGGGGCGCGCACGGCATCGCCAAGGTTCCCCCGGGCCCCAACATCACGGCGTCGCCTGCGAGCTACGGCAACAAGTGGCTGGACGCCAAGACCACGTGGTACGGCAAGCCGACGGGCGCCGGGCCCAAGGACAACGGCGGCGCCTGCGGGTACAAGGAGGTGGACAAGGCCCCCTTCCACGGCATGACCTCCTGCGGCAACATCCCCATCTTCAAGGACGGCCGCGGCTGCGGCTCCTGCTTCGAGCTCAAGTGCACCAAGCCCGAGGCCTGCTCCGGCAAGCCCACCATCGTCACCATCACCGACAAGAACGAGGAGCCCATCGCCCCCTACCACTTCGACCTCTCCGGCCACGCCTTCGGCTCCATGGCCAAGAAGGGCGAGGAGCAGAAGCTGcgcgacgccggcgaggtggagATCAAGTTCCGGCGCGTCAAGTGCAAGTACCCGCCGGGCACCAAGGTGAACTTCCACGTGGAGAAGTCCTCCAACGAAAACTACCTGGCGCTGGTGATCAAGTTCCTCCAAGGCGACGGCGACGTGGTGGGCGTGGACATCAAGCAGAAGGGCGAGGACAAGTGGACCGAGCTCAACGAGTCGTGGGGAGCCGTGTGGAGGATCGACACCCCCCACAAGCTCATCGGCCCCTTCTCCGTCCGCTACACCACCGAGGGCGGCACCAAGACGACCGTCGAGGACGTCATCCCCAAGGGCTGGAAGCCCGACACCTCCTACGAGGCCAAGGGCGGCTACtgaagctgatgatgatgatgatgccaAACCTTCCCGCGGCCAGCTTAATTAATTAACTCCTTCTGGCTCGTAAAGAAGAATAAACCAGCCGGACATATATCATACCTACGATATGATGAGAGCGTGAGTATACTTATTCATTCATTTACTCTAGGGAAAGAGCGTGGACAACTCCTAATTTGAGGTCCAGAACATGTGTGGTGCAACAAGTTCTGGGTGTAACCTTACAACCAACCAATAAtccatactccctccattccacaatATAGTGCCTATAAATTTTTGTAAAAGTCAAACTTTGCCAACTTTGACCAAGTGTATAGAGAAAATTGTTTACATCTAGAATACCAAACATGTACATTCTGAAAATATAACTCATAATGTATCCAATGATGTGCATTTGGTATTCTAGCTGTACCTACTTTTCATTATAAGTACGGTCAAAGTTTGTAATGCTTGACTTTTGCAAAAATCTATAgacactacattatggaacggagggagtacctacTAATAAAGGACAGTGTGTTTGTACGAAATTTTCGTTTACCCATGCATATTTTCCTCCACACATACATACATtttttaataataataataatagcgCTGTTGTTATTGGGGCTCGGCTGGACGCCACACTGATGTTATCGGGCCTCGGATAAAAGAAGTTTATTCGCTGTCCCCTTCATCTGTCGGTCTGAGAGCAGCAAAAAGGTCATTCTTTCGTGCAAGGATTCAAACTCGCGAACTCATCAGTGTACCGTGGGCTGCAACCACCTGAGGAAGCTTATCCTTATGATTGAAACAAGATTTTTTACCTAATTAAAATAGGCCAACCTCGTTGGTTCTTATACGGGGAAAATTATTTACTCGAACTAATAACACTATCGGCTGCAACCACCTGAGCAAAGTCTGTAGTTGTGATAGAATAAGGATTTGTTATCCACGAATAAGGATTTGTTGTCCACTTAAAATATTACCACCTTGCCTATTCTAATACGGGATGTTGTTCCTTTACATACTTGTCACAACTTTTTTTAAAGAAAAACTAGGTGATGCTGTATTTTAGCTCATTGCCCGCCTTCACCAACTAGGGTAGCATACATCAATCTTACAATCTTTTTTTCATGTTCGTTCGTCCGTTAAATAGTCCCACCTCATTTTTTATCCAGCATTCCACCATTTTATATATGTCCCCAAGTTATCTAGGGTATCAACAAGCCGTCTTGAGAACTAATAAGTAGAGGGTGAGGCCATGATCTAATTTATCCCTTGAGAGCCACAAGCAGAGCTGGGAAAGGCCCAATTAAAGATTGTGTAATGAGCCAACACCGTTGACAGAAATTAACCATGCATTACATTGGGGAAATGGAAAAGGCTCCCTGTTGAAGGTTGTGCAAAGAGCCAACACCACTGAAAGAAATTATCCATACATTAAATTGGTGGAGTGGAAAAGACCCGATTAAAGGTTGCACAATGTGACAACATCGTTTGGAAGAAATTATCCATGGTAAAATTGGAGGAATGGGCCCGATTAAAAGGTGATGGGTGATAAATGAGCAGCTGATAAACCTTGGTGTGTGGCACCATCTGGATGCTGTCTTGGTGGGCAATTTCGTGAACGAAATATCTACCCTTTTTTTAGGGGTATCTAGCGTTTTCTTTGTAGTGCAACATGAGGCAGTGTGCTTGCACATACGATATTCATTAAATTTAAATATACTTAATTTTTTCGTTGCGACGCGTGAGCATTTGTGCTAGTTGGATACCCGCCTTgttgttttgatgtaccaaaacTTCCATCATGATTATAAAGATATTTCAATAGGAATTTTTATATACACAATAACTATGTTTTTCTTTATTTCAAAAACCCCTTGAAAGATGGTTGCGACTGGGCTCCAAGTAGCCCGTTATTCATTTTTCTTCTCAAAAACTGTATCTTTACGTGTTCTCAAAAACTGTATTGCCACACCGGGAAAATGGGGCAGCACTATAGCTCCCTTGCTATCAGACCTACCGCCGTGGCGCCTCAAGGAACAACCTAGTGGGCCGGCTCAGTTGCATGTTTGTTTTTTCATTCTCTCAGtttctttgtttgtttgtttttcattttttgtAATTTTAATTATATTTTAAAGTATCTAAATACATATATTCCAATATTAATTACTTCAATTTTGAAATGCATGCATGGCAGGaataaaaaatattcatgcaGTCTATAAAATGTTCACACAACTTTAAGAAATGTAAGTACGATTCAAAAAATGCTGATGACTAGGGATGAAAACGGATGGAACTGAGCGCTAGCacatttgtttttaatattttttttgCAGAAGTGGAAACGAATACAGAAACCCCGAAAATGAATATAAAAGCAGATACTACCGGAAACGGACACAAAGCGAATACAGAGCGGATATAGAAACAAAAGTGGGCGCTGACCGGAACTTAGACCCTTTGAATCATAGAGAAATATACACAAAAACAAACTAATTTAATGAATTATTAACATGGCTAGAAAATAATATGATTATATTAGCAACTTAGCATACTACTAGTAGAGTGCCCGTGCGTCGCCACGggcatttatttatttttactgATTGCATATATAAGCATAAGGCATGTCAAATTTTACATGTATAGAAAAAGGAGCCAGTAATGGACAATAAAGAATTGAAATCCACTACACTTGCAATGGATAAATTATCTGGACACCTAGGTGCCCAGACACTTTGACTGTTTTAGGTATGTATCGCTGCATAATGACTTTGATTTGTTTCCTAACTATTCTTAATGCAAGACTTTCCATACTTcatttttatttctgtttttcaCTATTAGACATGCAAGATTTGCCATACAATAAATCGTATTGATGTTTGATTATTTTTCTGAACAACTACGGGTATCTAATATGCGTATTTTTATTTCTTAACTATCTAATACGGGCATCTAATACTTACTAACGAAATTATGTACATACGTGGGTATATATACTCAATAAATTATTTTCTGAAATATTACATTCTATTTTTGTTTTCTAACTATTTAATATGAGTATCTAATACCTATTAACGAAATTTTGTAATTGTTTTTGTTTCCTAACTATCTAATACGGGTATCTAATACTTACTGACGAAATTATGCACATACGTGGGTATATATACTCAGTAAATTATTTTCTGAAATATTACATTCTATTTTTGTTTTCTAACTATTTAACACGAGTATCTAATACCTATTAACGAAATTTTGTACATGTTTTTGTTTCCTAACTATCTAATAAGGGTATCTAATACCTACTAACATAATTATGTTCATATGCGGGTACGTATATGCCCAATAATTTATTTTTAAACTATTACATTTTATTTTGTTTCCTAACAATCTAATACGGATAAGTAATACCTACTAACAAAACAATGTACATTCGCAGGGTTCGTATATATCCAATGAATGCGTCATACGTACCACTCCTAATTTGATCTGTTATACAAGGGAGGAATAGATGCTATATAAGGAAGTAATAAATATCAACTTTTATTTCCTATGACATCTTAATACCGTGCCTTTCTATCACGTTACATGCATGCATGGGATGGTCCACGAATTAAAACCTGCCATATTAAGTAGCAATTGATACATTTATATTGGTTTCCAGATCAGCCGGTAAACACGATCCAATGATGGAGAGGCAAGGATATATATGTGttaccctgggtgaggaatagttattcttcacccacCTCTATTTTAACATCTATGCACCGTAATTTTACGTTTCGtaattttttttcttattttAGACATAAAAAGAGAACGTAAGAAAACCTATAATCGttgtaaaaaatattttatgtcacgtaaaattacaaatgtaaaaacatagtgtaaaatatacataaaaTACAATTTTTGACCTATATTTTTTTGTTATGCCAAATTTTATGCAGTAAATCAATATGAATGTAACTATTTGTATTTCAAATGTAATTTATCTATGaagtgatcgtaagattacctcggatGAAGAATAACGtattctgcaccctgggtgatgaatagtaacacATATAGTGCGTACATAAGCATACTCATGTCAATTATAGAGCCCAGGTTATCTGAATTTGCGATGAAAACATATTCTTTTCGCTGCAATAGTGTAAAAAATAATATCGTTACGTGCATGGAAATTTGTGATGAAAGCTTTCTCCCTAGATGATTGCAAACCTGTGAGAGTAGTAAATCGAGCTTGGCGCTGTTCATCGGGGATGGGAAGATGTCAACATGGCTAGGAGGGTACCTTCACATTTGTGTAATGAAGAAGAGGTGGTTAAAATTAAATCGTGATTATTGTTAGACAAGAATTTGCTGATCAGGCGATGCGTGAATGTTTTACCAGCCGTCCTTAACGGTCCCTGGAAGGCCATGGCAAGAACTCATCCGTCACAACACGAGGATATTGGCTCTGCATATCAGAACCGAATTGGTAAAGGTCATGAGCATACCTGATTGAAACAACAAAGCAGGATATGGCTTGACATACCTGGCTAAACGTATGGATTTGGATGTTTGAATTGGCGTATTTCTCGACAATCTGCAAATGTATGAATCAGCATAACGAGGGATTGTTTTTTTCAAAACAGGCTCCCAATCGGCAATGTCAGGAGTGATTTGGATGATGGTAATTAATCTACCTTCAATGTGTCCTCATGGGTCAGGAGCAGCGGCACATTGCTGCCGCACTTCTTGTTCAGGGACTGCAAAAGAAACAGTATCACTGGATGCAATCTTAAAAATTAAGGTAGAACTGCCGAATTTGCTTTTGATCTCGAAAAAAAAGGGGCAATGGATGAATCGTGCATGATACCCCCTACATCGATTTGGGTCATGATGTGTTCCTCCGTCTCCGCCTCCGCCGACCCCAGCACCTCAGCCTccgtcgccgccacgacggcTATTTCGTCCCCTTCCATGCTACCACGACGGCCCTGGAAGACGCCGCCACTCCCCCTCCTGCGCTCCCCTAGCTCGCGGTGCCGCCATCCTGCACAAATGCAAGACGGTGGGATCTAGATCGGATGGAtaacgagggagagagagagcgacGGGTGATGGAGAATGACTGGATGACGGTACACCGGGTATATAACGgaaaaaaagccaaaaacaaatTTCCAGGAACTTTTTATGGGCTACGCACTGTCCTGCTCGTGGGAACCTTCTCTCGTGGGCCGAGGTCTGCCGCAGGCGCAAGCGCGGAAGCCTATGGGCTCAGCATACTGGCTAGTCACATGCGTTGGTGGTCCAGTTTGCcggtttttttttcaaaaccggAAACGTGAATCATATTTTGGAGTTAATTTTCAAACGGTTTAGCGGAATTGTGCATATGAGATGGCGTTGGGAAGCTGGTGAAAATCCGCATCTTCCATATATAGAATGTTTTTTCAAATTATGTGTGATTTAAAAGTAATTTGAAAAACGGTGAACTTCAGGGCGAAAAGTATTTTCGCGAATTTTTGCAAACGGTTTGTCGGATTGACGCAAATGATACGGCGTTGAAAAGCTATGAAAAATACACAACTTTTTCATATATAAAGTTTTTCTAATTCCTTACTGTTTAAATTCATATTCGAATATGATGAAAGTTGGTCTCGAATGCGATTTTTTTTAAAGTTTGTCGAAATGtggcaaataatataccgttgaaaagctatCGAAAATGCGAAACTTAGTCATGTTGAAATTTTCTAAATTTCACAACCATTTAAGAATAATTTTGAATACGGTCAGACCTATCGTGTTGTTTTCCTATCCGAAAAACAGAGTACTCGTACTGATCTATATGTGTGTTTGTACTGAGCTTCTTCTTACAGTCTGAAATGTTTTAGGGGTTGAGCACTTGAGATTATAGAGGTGAAACTTTAGGTTTTGGTTTTAAAATGTGTTGCGACGTATCATCATCACTGAACTTGCATGGGTTTTATAGTTGAATTGGATGAATTTTCTTCCCCAAGAAATGTTTTTTTTCTTACAACTTTATTGAATTCCATAGATGAACTAACCTTGTTTAATTTTTTGAACTTATATGCTCGTAATACATGTACTTTCCATGCACGAACGGACCTGATATTTTTAACTGCGTCGGATGAGCCCTTGAACTTATAGGAGTGAATGTTTATGGTTTTAATTAAAATATATTTTCTTGTCCGAACTTATGGTATCATCATTAAACGAGCCTGCATGGTTTATATAGCTGAACTGAATAACATTTTAAATGTGTTGTGTTTTTTCTTTGAACTTTCTATGAACTTATGGTTTTTCTACCATGAACTTGCCCACGTTTTTTTTCAACGAGATGTGCACTCCCCCAAACCAAGTGTACAAACGTTTACGGGAAGAGTAATTGAACTTTTGGCACCTGTTTTTTTATAAAGCGAGCTATCTTTTTTCTGACCGTCGTTTTCCGAACTATCAAAACTATGTTCATCGAACCTCCCAATGGCCTCAGTTGAACGATGAGTAAGGTGAACTTATCTTTTTTTGGGTTTAAACTTTAAGTTTGCTTTTTTTAATTTGAACTAGTGTTGTCGTCATCTTCAAACTTGCCTGGCTTATTTTGTTGAACCTCCGCGGACTTTTTTTTTCTAGAGAACATGCTTATGTGTGTGCTTTTCGAACTTTAACTTTTTTATGATGAACGCAAGGACTTATCTCTTTTTGCAACTTGAACGTTTTCACGGCGATTTTTTATAGTGTTTCATTGTTTTTAAACTTCCACACAATTAAAATATGAAATTTTGGCTTGTATACTGGCGaacctttttctcttttttttaaatGCCCCCAAAACTTCCTCGCCTCAcgagtatgaactctttgaatttTGATCTGTTATATTGTCAACCCAAAAACGAATTTGTTTTTCTGCGTCTACTGGTGTTTTTTGCAGAGTGGACTCATGTTCTTTTTATGTACCGAACTGTTGGAAGTTTGAACATTGAACTTTCGTGCCGACACAACAAAACACATAAAATCATCACAATCAAAGGTCGTAGTGACATAAGCTCATAAGCTCGGGTTGTGCTCCGGTCAGAAAAAAGATACATAATTACACAGCGGCCGAAGTATTACAAACTGACGAACACAATCAGCCACCTCTGAACTGATGAATTTCATTTTCCTTTACTGAAGtatgagtacagacaactacaaaaggaaaaggctgagaagcctgactatctacaagaccctcccaagggtacaagatcgtagctgtggtaacaagctaaacgtcgaagtccaagcggaactactagcgagactgaagtctctctgcaaaaacataaattaagcaaacgtgagtacaaatgtacccagcaagacttacatcagaactagctacatatgcacgggtatcaacaaaggggtggaggagtttaactgcagcaagccagctttgactcagtggctatcctaaactatgactgctggtaactcttttgaggtggcgcacacgagtccatatatttaccatatcaatacaccactatggatccgctcccgtctccctacgagaaagccatccatagcactcacacttatcttgcgcattttagagtatttacTTCAAGTTAACTATGAACtctacaggcaacccagaagtcctttaccgcggacaaggctattcgaatagatcatttataaccctacaggggtgtacttcttcacacacgctctcgccacttaccaccatgtacacgtcgtgtatctcggcagccttcaagcggaagcctggcgagggagtcggccacgacctgactaaccacacaagtctctacactagtagaaaaagggtcaaatgtcaagcacattagtgccggtttgattttgagccggcactaatgtgtgcgttagtgccggttccaacggctagccagctgctttcattagtaccggtttgtggccgacctttagcaccggttcgtgtcacggaccggtactaaagtgagtggtggcaggatgttgtcagtccggggcccctcgagcacctttagtaccggttcatggcacgaaccggtgctaaaggtcatcctacataagcccttcgtccacccgagctcgctctgttcttcccctcttcctctcgagctcatcacacattttgcccaaaatttgtcaagatttgaaggcccccatccattcaaatgatcacaaaggttagcaactttgtcctttcatctctcattgctagattagctcttgcaatgctttgtatagtgattaatttatgagtttagtaatttggtagaaaatatatgtgctagtatttgatttatatgcaatttgtggtcaaaactaacacttagtttg
This genomic window from Aegilops tauschii subsp. strangulata cultivar AL8/78 chromosome 4, Aet v6.0, whole genome shotgun sequence contains:
- the LOC109780812 gene encoding pollen allergen Phl p 1-like, which encodes MASSSVLLVAAVLAAVVWGAHGIAKVPPGPNITASPASYGNKWLDAKTTWYGKPTGAGPKDNGGACGYKEVDKAPFHGMTSCGNIPIFKDGRGCGSCFELKCTKPEACSGKPTIVTITDKNEEPIAPYHFDLSGHAFGSMAKKGEEQKLRDAGEVEIKFRRVKCKYPPGTKVNFHVEKSSNENYLALVIKFLQGDGDVVGVDIKQKGEDKWTELNESWGAVWRIDTPHKLIGPFSVRYTTEGGTKTTVEDVIPKGWKPDTSYEAKGGY
- the LOC141021407 gene encoding UTP--glucose-1-phosphate uridylyltransferase-like; protein product: MEGDEIAVVAATEAEVLGSAEAETEEHIMTQIDSLNKKCGSNVPLLLTHEDTLKIVEKYANSNIQIHTFSQSQYPRVVTDEFLPWPSRDR